A genomic stretch from Bacillota bacterium includes:
- the meaB gene encoding methylmalonyl Co-A mutase-associated GTPase MeaB, whose protein sequence is MQQLVAELLNGNRRAAARFISKVENDEPEKMELLKEIYPHTGRAYVIGITGAPGSGKSSLVDSLLKKMRDDELTVGVIAVDPTSPFSGGAILGDRIRMQDHALDQEIFIRSMGTRGSLGGLSRSTREAIQVLDAFGKDIVLVETVGVGQSEVDIVKTADTTLVVLTPAGGDSVQTIKAGIMEIADIFVINKADLPGSERTIAEINAMLDMKSSSWRPPVVPTISIRGEGIEELWKAIREHRKFMEESGKLLEIRRERVRRELTEQVEYLVKNKIWDRVKAKIELDALVEKIVLREQDPYSSARELLERINFYNGRTEGDD, encoded by the coding sequence ATGCAGCAGCTCGTTGCAGAACTACTTAATGGAAACAGGCGTGCCGCAGCACGCTTTATCTCGAAAGTTGAAAATGATGAACCGGAAAAGATGGAACTACTTAAAGAAATCTATCCCCATACCGGCCGGGCTTACGTTATCGGTATTACCGGCGCTCCGGGTTCGGGAAAAAGTTCCCTGGTTGATTCCCTTCTGAAGAAGATGCGTGATGATGAATTGACTGTGGGTGTGATTGCCGTGGACCCGACAAGTCCATTCAGCGGCGGGGCAATTCTCGGTGACAGGATTCGAATGCAGGATCATGCCCTCGATCAGGAAATATTTATCCGCAGTATGGGGACCAGGGGCAGCTTGGGAGGATTGTCACGTTCCACAAGGGAAGCGATCCAGGTCCTTGACGCATTCGGCAAGGACATCGTGCTGGTTGAAACTGTTGGTGTGGGACAATCGGAAGTTGATATAGTGAAGACAGCCGATACAACCCTGGTGGTTCTTACTCCGGCCGGGGGAGACAGCGTGCAGACAATCAAAGCAGGAATAATGGAGATTGCCGATATATTTGTGATCAACAAGGCCGATCTGCCTGGATCTGAACGGACAATTGCTGAAATCAATGCCATGCTCGATATGAAGAGCAGCAGTTGGCGGCCGCCGGTTGTGCCCACCATATCGATCCGCGGCGAGGGAATTGAAGAGCTGTGGAAGGCTATTCGCGAGCACCGCAAGTTCATGGAAGAGAGTGGAAAGCTGTTGGAGATCAGGCGTGAAAGAGTCAGGCGGGAACTGACCGAGCAGGTTGAGTACCTGGTGAAGAATAAAATATGGGACCGGGTCAAGGCTAAAATTGAGCTCGATGCGCTGGTGGAAAAGATAGTTCTTCGTGAACAGGATCCTTACAGTTCCGCCCGTGAACTGTTGGAACGGATCAATTTCTATAACGGTAGGACCGAAGGGGATGATTGA
- a CDS encoding cob(I)yrinic acid a,c-diamide adenosyltransferase yields the protein MAEKMPGLIMVITGDGKGKTTAAVGQAIRALGHGYHVYMIHFLKGRDYGEFLATVQMPNLTVVRAGRDDFVNRENPDPVDLELAKDGFSKAEKAVLSGDYDLVVLDEINVAVDYGLIDEADVLELLKKKPSHVTVILTGRGASPELVKIADTVSEVLAIKHHYNSGVKCCKGIEY from the coding sequence ATGGCTGAAAAGATGCCCGGTTTAATCATGGTGATAACCGGTGACGGTAAGGGAAAAACAACTGCAGCGGTCGGCCAGGCTATCCGCGCGTTGGGTCATGGATACCATGTGTACATGATTCATTTTTTGAAGGGCCGCGATTACGGCGAATTTCTGGCTACTGTCCAGATGCCTAACCTGACTGTTGTCAGGGCTGGGAGAGATGACTTTGTGAACCGGGAAAATCCGGATCCTGTTGACTTAGAACTGGCAAAAGATGGATTTTCGAAGGCGGAAAAAGCAGTCCTGAGTGGTGATTACGACCTGGTTGTTCTTGATGAAATTAATGTTGCAGTTGATTATGGTTTAATTGATGAAGCCGATGTGTTGGAGCTGCTGAAGAAGAAGCCATCGCATGTTACGGTTATCTTAACCGGACGTGGCGCTTCGCCTGAACTGGTCAAGATCGCCGATACAGTCAGTGAAGTACTGGCGATCAAGCATCACTATAACAGCGGCGTAAAATGCTGTAAGGGAATAGAGTATTGA
- a CDS encoding acyl-CoA dehydrogenase, with protein sequence MNFVLTEEQEMTRQMVRDFAEKEVKPGADERDDHEEFSRELFDKMGKLGLTGIPWPEEYGGGGCDFISYVIAVEELSRVDASAGVTLSAHTSLAGWPVYKYGNEEQKKKYLEPMALGEKLGAYALTEATAGTDAAAQRTTAVLDGDSYVLNGNKIFITNAGEAEIYVVFAVTDKELKAKGISAFIVEKGMPGFSFGKKERKLGLRSSPTVELVFDGCRVPKENLLGKEGEGFKIAMSTLDGGRNGIAAQAVGIAQGAMEESVNYAKSREQFGQPIANFQAISFMLADMGTKIEAARLLTYQAAFLESNGLPYGKASAMAKLYAAEAAMEITTNAVQVFGGYGYTRDYPVERFMRDAKITQLYEGTSEVQRLVISRYLLG encoded by the coding sequence ATGAATTTTGTCCTAACTGAAGAGCAGGAAATGACCCGGCAGATGGTCCGGGATTTTGCTGAAAAAGAGGTTAAACCGGGCGCTGACGAGCGCGATGATCATGAGGAATTTTCGAGGGAACTATTTGATAAAATGGGTAAACTCGGACTGACCGGAATCCCCTGGCCGGAAGAGTACGGAGGGGGTGGCTGTGATTTTATCAGCTATGTCATCGCGGTAGAAGAACTTTCAAGGGTAGATGCCTCTGCCGGAGTTACCCTCTCAGCGCATACATCGCTTGCCGGCTGGCCGGTCTACAAGTACGGTAATGAAGAGCAGAAGAAGAAGTACCTGGAACCGATGGCCCTGGGAGAAAAACTCGGCGCCTATGCCCTGACAGAAGCGACTGCCGGAACCGATGCGGCGGCACAGCGAACTACTGCGGTCCTGGATGGCGATAGTTATGTGTTGAACGGAAATAAGATTTTTATCACCAATGCCGGCGAGGCGGAAATATATGTGGTCTTTGCAGTAACCGATAAAGAGTTGAAGGCCAAGGGAATCAGTGCATTTATCGTAGAAAAGGGAATGCCCGGTTTTTCTTTTGGGAAGAAGGAAAGGAAGCTTGGCTTAAGATCTTCGCCTACTGTCGAGCTTGTATTTGACGGCTGTAGGGTGCCGAAGGAGAACCTGCTCGGTAAAGAAGGTGAAGGGTTTAAAATTGCTATGAGCACACTCGACGGCGGGCGTAACGGTATTGCCGCCCAAGCTGTCGGGATTGCACAGGGAGCGATGGAAGAGTCCGTAAACTATGCCAAATCAAGAGAGCAGTTCGGTCAGCCTATCGCCAATTTCCAGGCTATATCCTTCATGCTGGCCGATATGGGAACAAAGATAGAAGCGGCCAGGCTGCTGACCTACCAGGCGGCATTTCTTGAAAGTAACGGTCTTCCCTACGGGAAGGCATCAGCGATGGCCAAACTTTATGCTGCCGAAGCGGCAATGGAGATAACCACCAATGCCGTCCAGGTGTTCGGTGGATACGGTTATACAAGAGATTACCCCGTTGAGCGATTTATGCGAGATGCAAAAATAACCCAGCTATATGAGGGAACCAGTGAAGTACAGCGCCTGGTTATCTCCCGCTACCTGCTTGGCTGA
- a CDS encoding acyl-CoA dehydrogenase family protein: MNFLLSEKDQSRQAEFCQFAEIELDTDDLYPHENLKKAAEKGYMGVPLPVEYGGMGEDFLTYIILIEEISRICASTGVIMAVHTSVGTFPLFYFGTEEQKKRYLPRLAAGEMLGAFALTEAEAGSDAAALSTTAKAVEGGYILNGCKLFITSGGEADLYTVFATVDRSLGRKGITAFIVEKGPDGPLPGKPEKKMGLNRSHTTELRMEDLFVPVSNRLGGVGEGFNIAMALLDGGRIGIAAQGLGLARASIEFAAEKLKELKNSGINIDQGKSFILADLATGLEAARLMVYKAAIAKGAGMRCSREASMAKLFATDLAVKAAEKAIDLCGLESATVGSPLKRYFCDSKALQIYEGTNQIQRIVVARELLK, from the coding sequence ATGAATTTTCTGTTGAGCGAAAAAGATCAGTCAAGACAGGCTGAATTCTGCCAATTTGCCGAGATTGAATTGGATACAGATGACCTTTATCCGCATGAAAATCTGAAAAAAGCAGCGGAAAAAGGCTACATGGGAGTTCCTTTACCCGTTGAATATGGCGGTATGGGAGAAGATTTTTTAACTTATATTATTTTGATTGAAGAGATCTCAAGAATCTGTGCCTCAACCGGAGTTATCATGGCCGTTCATACCTCTGTCGGCACTTTCCCTCTGTTCTACTTCGGAACGGAAGAACAAAAAAAGCGATACCTGCCTCGTTTGGCTGCCGGGGAAATGCTGGGCGCTTTTGCCCTGACCGAAGCAGAAGCCGGTTCGGATGCAGCGGCGCTTTCGACCACGGCAAAGGCGGTAGAAGGCGGTTACATTTTAAACGGCTGCAAACTTTTTATAACCAGCGGGGGAGAAGCAGATTTATACACTGTATTTGCTACTGTTGACCGCAGTCTGGGCCGGAAAGGGATCACCGCTTTTATTGTGGAGAAAGGTCCAGACGGGCCTTTGCCAGGAAAGCCGGAGAAAAAAATGGGCCTGAACCGGTCGCACACGACAGAACTGAGGATGGAGGATCTTTTTGTTCCAGTGTCGAACAGACTGGGGGGAGTAGGGGAAGGTTTCAATATTGCGATGGCCCTGCTCGACGGGGGCAGGATTGGAATTGCCGCCCAGGGTTTGGGATTAGCCAGGGCTTCAATTGAATTTGCCGCAGAAAAATTAAAAGAATTGAAAAACAGCGGTATAAATATTGATCAGGGAAAATCTTTTATTCTGGCAGATCTGGCCACAGGCCTTGAAGCAGCCCGGTTGATGGTCTACAAGGCAGCGATAGCCAAGGGGGCAGGTATGCGCTGTTCCAGGGAGGCCTCGATGGCGAAATTATTTGCCACCGATCTGGCTGTTAAGGCGGCTGAAAAAGCGATAGATCTCTGCGGGCTGGAGAGCGCAACTGTGGGGAGCCCGCTAAAACGCTATTTCTGCGATTCCAAAGCGCTGCAGATCTATGAAGGGACCAATCAAATCCAGCGTATCGTGGTTGCCAGAGAACTTTTAAAATAG
- a CDS encoding acetyl-CoA C-acetyltransferase, whose amino-acid sequence MTDRAVVLGYARTPFGKYLGMFRDVPAVDLGGIVLKEALRRSEIKSGEVDNVFMGMVVQAGAGQIPSRQATVKADMPLSIPSETINKVCASGLRAVNLGEMMIRSGNAEIVAAGGMENMSAVPYYLPQGRIGYRMGDTTLIDGMIHDGLWCPFHRVHMGVHGSAVPAEHGITREAMDCFALRSHMLAVEAEDAGRLSEEIVSVEVPVRKGDHLLVDKDELPRRNTTLESLSCLPPAFEPDGLITAGNAPAISDGAAALVITSPQAAKERGLEPLAEIVAHASVSLEPRYIATVPYEAAVKALNKADLGIDQIDLIEVNEAFAAVALTCIKLGGWDEDKVNVNGGAVALGHPIGASGARILMTLIAELRRRGGGYGLATICSGAAQGEATIVKVS is encoded by the coding sequence ATGACTGACAGGGCTGTAGTTTTAGGCTATGCCCGCACACCATTTGGCAAATATCTCGGAATGTTCAGGGATGTTCCTGCAGTTGATCTGGGTGGAATTGTGCTGAAAGAGGCGCTCAGGCGATCAGAGATCAAATCTGGTGAAGTCGATAATGTTTTCATGGGGATGGTTGTCCAGGCGGGAGCCGGGCAGATCCCCTCAAGACAGGCAACGGTTAAGGCTGATATGCCTTTAAGCATCCCTTCGGAGACAATCAACAAGGTATGCGCCTCTGGGTTGAGAGCGGTTAACCTGGGCGAGATGATGATCCGCTCCGGCAATGCAGAAATAGTGGCTGCCGGGGGAATGGAGAATATGAGCGCTGTCCCCTATTACTTGCCTCAGGGCAGAATTGGATACAGGATGGGTGATACAACCCTGATCGACGGAATGATTCACGACGGGCTGTGGTGTCCTTTTCACCGGGTTCATATGGGAGTTCACGGTAGCGCAGTGCCGGCTGAACATGGAATCACCAGGGAAGCAATGGATTGTTTCGCTTTGCGCAGCCATATGTTGGCAGTTGAGGCGGAAGATGCGGGACGTTTAAGTGAGGAAATAGTGTCTGTCGAAGTTCCTGTAAGAAAGGGTGATCATTTACTGGTTGATAAAGATGAACTTCCCCGTCGGAACACGACTCTGGAGAGTTTATCCTGCCTGCCGCCGGCCTTTGAGCCGGATGGCCTGATTACAGCAGGAAATGCCCCCGCAATCAGTGACGGTGCGGCAGCCCTGGTAATTACTTCACCTCAGGCGGCAAAAGAACGGGGACTGGAGCCGCTGGCAGAAATTGTTGCCCACGCGTCTGTATCACTGGAACCGCGCTATATTGCCACTGTGCCTTATGAAGCGGCAGTGAAGGCATTGAACAAAGCAGATCTGGGAATTGATCAGATCGATCTAATTGAAGTTAATGAAGCATTTGCGGCTGTTGCCCTAACCTGTATAAAGCTTGGAGGGTGGGATGAAGATAAAGTTAACGTTAATGGCGGTGCGGTTGCGCTTGGCCATCCAATAGGGGCCAGCGGGGCCAGAATACTGATGACTCTCATCGCAGAGCTGAGAAGGCGGGGCGGCGGATACGGACTTGCTACCATCTGCAGCGGGGCAGCCCAGGGCGAAGCCACAATAGTAAAAGTATCATAA
- the purD gene encoding phosphoribosylamine--glycine ligase, with protein MRVLIIGGGGREHTLAWKIAQSPLLEKLYCAPGNPGIAGVAECIDIAAEDISGLKKWALENKIDLTVVGPEAPLVKGLAEEFRESKMMVFGPDSKGARLEGSKVWAKRKMKQWGIPTAEFAVFDDFDDARRHLSRFYGGPVVIKADGLAAGKGVTVASGPAEAEQALYDIMIEKAFGEAGDRVIIEQCLSGEEVSVLAITDGKELIYLPSAQDHKAIGEGDTGPNTGGMGAYSPAPIYTDQLAEKTVNNVFKPLLRGFKESGIDFRGVIYAGLMVSGNEFNVLEFNVRFGDPETQAILPRMKSDLLPLLMKAARGDLAGERAEWLGDPAVCVVLASKGYPGSYDKGFMIEGIGRAVEDGGGKVAVFHAGTREKDNRLVTGGGRVLGVTAWDEDLKKALRRVYDAAGKIYFEGCYYRKDIAYRALNGGGGQ; from the coding sequence ATGCGTGTTTTAATTATTGGCGGAGGAGGGCGCGAACATACCCTGGCCTGGAAGATAGCCCAGAGCCCTCTGCTGGAAAAACTTTATTGTGCACCGGGTAATCCCGGAATAGCCGGAGTTGCCGAGTGTATAGATATTGCTGCAGAAGATATTTCCGGCCTGAAAAAATGGGCTCTGGAGAATAAAATTGACCTGACCGTAGTGGGTCCCGAAGCTCCGCTGGTCAAAGGACTGGCCGAAGAGTTCCGTGAGAGTAAAATGATGGTATTCGGCCCCGATAGCAAGGGAGCCAGGCTGGAAGGAAGTAAGGTATGGGCCAAGCGAAAAATGAAACAGTGGGGGATCCCCACCGCTGAATTTGCAGTATTTGACGATTTTGATGATGCAAGACGGCATCTTTCCCGGTTTTATGGCGGTCCGGTGGTGATCAAGGCGGACGGTCTGGCGGCCGGAAAAGGTGTAACTGTAGCTTCAGGACCCGCGGAAGCCGAGCAGGCTTTATACGATATCATGATCGAGAAAGCCTTCGGTGAAGCCGGTGACCGGGTAATTATTGAACAGTGCCTGAGCGGAGAAGAAGTTTCTGTTCTGGCGATTACCGACGGAAAAGAACTGATTTATCTCCCATCGGCCCAGGATCACAAAGCGATCGGGGAAGGAGATACAGGCCCGAATACGGGTGGCATGGGAGCTTATTCTCCAGCGCCCATTTATACTGATCAGCTGGCTGAAAAAACCGTGAATAATGTTTTCAAGCCCTTGTTAAGAGGTTTTAAGGAGAGCGGAATAGATTTTCGCGGGGTAATTTATGCCGGACTGATGGTTTCGGGGAATGAATTTAATGTTCTTGAATTTAATGTCCGCTTCGGTGACCCGGAAACTCAGGCGATTCTACCGCGAATGAAATCGGATTTGCTGCCTCTGCTGATGAAGGCTGCCCGGGGCGATTTAGCCGGAGAAAGAGCCGAATGGCTTGGTGATCCTGCAGTTTGCGTGGTGCTTGCTTCAAAGGGTTATCCCGGATCTTATGATAAGGGTTTTATGATCGAAGGGATCGGCCGGGCAGTTGAAGATGGCGGTGGGAAGGTTGCTGTTTTCCATGCTGGTACCAGGGAAAAAGATAACCGTTTGGTAACCGGAGGCGGCAGGGTTCTCGGGGTTACAGCCTGGGATGAAGATCTGAAGAAAGCGCTTAGGCGAGTTTACGATGCAGCCGGTAAAATATATTTTGAAGGCTGTTATTACCGAAAAGATATTGCATACCGGGCCTTAAACGGAGGTGGCGGCCAATGA